A genomic stretch from Lathyrus oleraceus cultivar Zhongwan6 chromosome 2, CAAS_Psat_ZW6_1.0, whole genome shotgun sequence includes:
- the LOC127120857 gene encoding cytochrome c-2, whose amino-acid sequence MASFEQAPPGDSKAGDKIFRTKCAQCHTVEKGAGHKQGPNLNGLFGRQSGTTPGYSYSAANKAMAVNWEEKTLYDYLLNPKKYIPGTKMVFPGLKKPQERADLIAYLKEATA is encoded by the exons ATGGCGTCGTTTGAACAAGCACCACCCGGTGATTCCAAAGCCGGGGATAAAATCTTTAGAACCAAATGCGCTCAGTGCCACACCGTAGAAAAAGGCGCCGGCCACAAGCAAG GACCCAATCTGAATGGTCTGTTTGGAAGGCAATCCGGCACTACTCCCGGGTATTCCTACTCGGCAGCTAACAAGGCCATGGCTGTGAATTGGGAGGAAAAGACTCTATACGATTACTTGCTTAATCCCAAAAAG TATATTCCAGGGACTAAGATGGTATTTCCTGGTCTTAAGAAACCCCAAGAACGTGCTGATCTTATTGCATATCTGAAGGAAGCCACTGCCTAG